CGTACATATCGTTGACCGGCGTTGCTTGCCATTCCAGAATAACGATTTTACCATCCGCAGTCAAATCGATACAATCACACACTCGTAACCGCGTCGTACCGGTACTACCTTCTGGCACAGGACATTCGACAACCGTTCCCGGTCCGGCGGCTCGTTCCAGTAACAGTTTCAATACAACCGTTGAGCCCGGCCAGTGAATACTTTGGCGTTGTGTGACGATCGACATGCTCATGTCCGTGTACTTCGACAGATCGGTAGGTGCAAGAAGATGGTATTTGAATTCTCGCTTCACCAGCACCCCACTCAGTCGCTGCATATCGGCCGGTTCTCCGACGGCCAACGTTCCCATGACTTTGGCCGTTTTCTCTCCCCGGAAGTACAGCTCGACCGGTTGCGTGTTGCGCGGATTGTGGAAGGTGATCTGAATCTTCGGATTAGCCTCGTATTCGCGCATCAGCGCCGACTTTAGACGACCCATTTCGTTCTGTTCCccatgcaccagcaccacgtgCGTTGGCTGAAGCAATCGGATGAACTCACTCGTCTGCTGGTAGTCCGTGTGTGCCGAGAAAGAAATGTAATCGACAGACATGTTAAGCGGCAACTTCTGTCCATTCATGCTGGTTATCTCCTCCGGTTCGAACAGGATCGTTTTCGCCAACGTTCCTTCCACGCAATaaccggcgatgatgacgccATTCTTGGGATCGGTACACCACGTTTCGAACAGCTCCCGGGATAGTCCGCTCTGCATCATACCCGGTGAGGCCATGACTACACACGGACCGACATCATCGAAGTGATCGATTCCCTTGAGGTTCGAGATAAACCGGAATACGAACGGATTGTTGATCGCTATCTGACGCCGGATCTTATCGTTCATCGCGTTTATGTACGTCTGGTAGACGGCCATACACTTTTTCGCCAGGGAAGATGCATAGTAGATTGGAATCTCCTGAAGATCGGGATTCTGGCTCCAGTACTCATCCAAAATCAAGAGCAGCTCCTGGGCGCGTCCCAGTGCAAACACGGGAATCAGGCAGCGTCCACCTTGCGTAACGATCTTCTGCACCAGCGAGGTAAAACGATTTTCACGATCCTCTCGCTTCTCGTGGATGTGGGTTCCGTACGTAGATTCGGTGATCAGCACATCCGGTCGCATGGCCGGTATTTCCGCTGCCATCAGATGCCGG
The sequence above is a segment of the Anopheles darlingi chromosome 2, idAnoDarlMG_H_01, whole genome shotgun sequence genome. Coding sequences within it:
- the LOC125952767 gene encoding cleavage and polyadenylation specificity factor 73, whose translation is MAQKRTANGNGVRLLKEESDLMVIRPLGAGQEVGRSCIMLEFKGKKIMLDCGIHPGLSGMDALPFVDLIDADQIDLLFISHFHLDHCGALPWFLQKTSFKGRCFMTHATKAIYRWMLSDYIKVSNISTDQMLYTEADLEASMEKIETINFHEERDILGVRFWAYNAGHVLGAAMFMIEIAGIRVLYTGDFSRQEDRHLMAAEIPAMRPDVLITESTYGTHIHEKREDRENRFTSLVQKIVTQGGRCLIPVFALGRAQELLLILDEYWSQNPDLQEIPIYYASSLAKKCMAVYQTYINAMNDKIRRQIAINNPFVFRFISNLKGIDHFDDVGPCVVMASPGMMQSGLSRELFETWCTDPKNGVIIAGYCVEGTLAKTILFEPEEITSMNGQKLPLNMSVDYISFSAHTDYQQTSEFIRLLQPTHVVLVHGEQNEMGRLKSALMREYEANPKIQITFHNPRNTQPVELYFRGEKTAKVMGTLAVGEPADMQRLSGVLVKREFKYHLLAPTDLSKYTDMSMSIVTQRQSIHWPGSTVVLKLLLERAAGPGTVVECPVPEGSTGTTRLRVCDCIDLTADGKIVILEWQATPVNDMYADMVMACLLQCDIAGSNVVGTRPTKVDEKHYQNCLIETLQELFGEQSMEKFIDSNRLTVTVRGKRIVIDLQTHEVECDQDEQLHQTVHTTVRKLRQSLML